One stretch of Armigeres subalbatus isolate Guangzhou_Male chromosome 2, GZ_Asu_2, whole genome shotgun sequence DNA includes these proteins:
- the LOC134218282 gene encoding ras-related protein Rab-32 isoform X3: MSTAPTEKREHLYKILVIGELGTGKTSFIKRYVHQFFSQNYRATIGVDFALKVLNWDQNTIIRLQLWDIAGQERFGNMTRVYYKEAVGAFIVFDVTRSATFDAVIKWKQDLDSKVQLPDGKPIPCILLANKSDQQKQGIVTTPAKLDEYVKEHGFAGWFETSAKENVNIEEAAKSLVNKILTNDKQTNAGEIVDSDRFALAGGSKDLNQKKNCAC, from the exons ATGTCCACGGCGCCAACGGAAAAACGTGAGCACCTGTACAAAATCCTGGTGATTGGGGAACTGGGCACCGGCAAAACATCCTTCATCAAACGCTACGTACACCAGTTCTTCAGTCAAAACTACCGGGCCACAATCGGAGTGGACTTTGCGCTGAAAGTGCTGAACTGGGACCAGAACACAATCATCCGGTTACAACTATGGGACATTGCCG GTCAGGAACGATTCGGAAACATGACCCGCGTCTACTACAAGGAAGCCGTTGGAGCGTTCATTGTGTTCGACGTGACGCGAAGTGCCACCTTCGATGCGGTCATCAAATGGAAGCAGGATCTCGACTCGAAAGTGCAACTGCCGGATGGGAAGCCCATTCCGTGTATATTGTTGGCAAATAAA AGTGATCAACAGAAGCAAGGTATTGTCACGACACCGGCCAAATTAGATGAATATGTGAAAGAGCACGGCTTTGCCGGCTGGTTTGAAACGTCCGCCAAGGAGAATGTGAACATTGAAGAAGCTGCCAAATCTTTAGTCAATAAG atcctGACGAATGACAAGCAGACGAACGCGGGAGAGATCGTGGACTCGGATCGGTTTGCGCTCGCTGGTGGGAGTAAGGATTTAAATCAGAAGAAAAACTGTGCCTGCTGA